The following are encoded together in the Onychostoma macrolepis isolate SWU-2019 chromosome 03, ASM1243209v1, whole genome shotgun sequence genome:
- the LOC131535937 gene encoding uncharacterized protein LOC131535937 isoform X2: MLELDSINVCPGKEDNVSGGDPRWSLAQYLEFALWISGSAFRVGIMEIAPAPESSPNIPTTLLLSQSTVQLSSPPSSPSTIIYSSPPPKSMASPPAPAPRKCPPVPAPRKSPPVPPLVRSNSPVTLLVPSSSPVTLLVPSSSPVTLLVPSSSPVTLLVPSSSPVTLLVPSSSPVTLLVPSSSVLPKHPQESPLVSSSSALPERRQESPLVSSSSALPERRQESPLVSSSSALPERRQESPLPEHPQESLLVLSSSALPERSQEPFQRNLMPNFTINIFGGGLYP, encoded by the exons ATGCTGGAGTTGGACTCCATTAATGTGTGCCCCGGGAAGGAGGACAATGTTTCTGGAG GTGATCCCAGATGGTCTTTGGCACAGTACCTGGAGTTTGCCCTATGGATTTCAGGGTCAGCATTTCGAGTAGGCATAATGGAGATCGCACCAGCCCCTGAATCCAGTCCCAACATACCGACCACTCTGCTGTTGAGTCAGTCCACCGTTCAACTCTCTAGTCCACCATCCAGCCCATCCACCATCATCTATTCTAGCCCGCCGCCaaagagtatggcaagcccgccagcgcctgctcctcgcaagtgcccgccagtgccagcccctcgcaagagccctcctgtgcctccgctggtccggTCCAACTCTCCCGTGACCctgctggttccgtccagctctcctgtgaccctgctggttccgtccagctctcctgtgaccctgctggttccgtccagctctcctgtgaccctgctggttccgtccagctctcctgtgaccctgctggttccgtccagctctcctgtgaccctgctggttccgtccagctccgtgCTGCCAAAGCATCCTCAAGAATCCCCGCTGGTTTCctccagctccgcgctgccagagcgccgccaagagtccccgctggtttcctccagctccgcgctgccagagcgccgccaagagtccccgctggtttcctccagctccgcgctgccagagcgccgcCAAGAGTCCCCGCTGCCAGAGCACCCTCAAGAATCTCTGCTGGTTctgtccagctccgcgctgcctGAGCGTTCCCAAGAGCCCTTCCAGAGGAATCTCATGCCCAATTTCACCATAAACATTTTTGGGGGGGGGCTATACCCCTGA
- the LOC131535937 gene encoding uncharacterized protein LOC131535937 isoform X1, with amino-acid sequence MLELDSINVCPGKEDNVSGGSTVFIFQNGRSVEDYVEEFIETNYQAICSDLTLMDGFRVGLDEDIKMLMPLGDPRWSLAQYLEFALWISGSAFRVGIMEIAPAPESSPNIPTTLLLSQSTVQLSSPPSSPSTIIYSSPPPKSMASPPAPAPRKCPPVPAPRKSPPVPPLVRSNSPVTLLVPSSSPVTLLVPSSSPVTLLVPSSSPVTLLVPSSSPVTLLVPSSSPVTLLVPSSSVLPKHPQESPLVSSSSALPERRQESPLVSSSSALPERRQESPLVSSSSALPERRQESPLPEHPQESLLVLSSSALPERSQEPFQRNLMPNFTINIFGGGLYP; translated from the coding sequence ATGCTGGAGTTGGACTCCATTAATGTGTGCCCCGGGAAGGAGGACAATGTTTCTGGAGGTAGTACagtgtttatttttcagaatgGCAGAAGTGTTGAGGATTATGTGGAAGAATTTATTGAAACCAATTACCAAGCCATCTGCAGCGACCTCACTTTAATGGATGGTTTCCGAGTTGGGCTAGATGAGGACATTAAAATGCTAATGCCACTAGGTGATCCCAGATGGTCTTTGGCACAGTACCTGGAGTTTGCCCTATGGATTTCAGGGTCAGCATTTCGAGTAGGCATAATGGAGATCGCACCAGCCCCTGAATCCAGTCCCAACATACCGACCACTCTGCTGTTGAGTCAGTCCACCGTTCAACTCTCTAGTCCACCATCCAGCCCATCCACCATCATCTATTCTAGCCCGCCGCCaaagagtatggcaagcccgccagcgcctgctcctcgcaagtgcccgccagtgccagcccctcgcaagagccctcctgtgcctccgctggtccggTCCAACTCTCCCGTGACCctgctggttccgtccagctctcctgtgaccctgctggttccgtccagctctcctgtgaccctgctggttccgtccagctctcctgtgaccctgctggttccgtccagctctcctgtgaccctgctggttccgtccagctctcctgtgaccctgctggttccgtccagctccgtgCTGCCAAAGCATCCTCAAGAATCCCCGCTGGTTTCctccagctccgcgctgccagagcgccgccaagagtccccgctggtttcctccagctccgcgctgccagagcgccgccaagagtccccgctggtttcctccagctccgcgctgccagagcgccgcCAAGAGTCCCCGCTGCCAGAGCACCCTCAAGAATCTCTGCTGGTTctgtccagctccgcgctgcctGAGCGTTCCCAAGAGCCCTTCCAGAGGAATCTCATGCCCAATTTCACCATAAACATTTTTGGGGGGGGGCTATACCCCTGA
- the LOC131535937 gene encoding uncharacterized protein LOC131535937 isoform X3 produces the protein MLELDSINVCPGKEDNVSGGSAFRVGIMEIAPAPESSPNIPTTLLLSQSTVQLSSPPSSPSTIIYSSPPPKSMASPPAPAPRKCPPVPAPRKSPPVPPLVRSNSPVTLLVPSSSPVTLLVPSSSPVTLLVPSSSPVTLLVPSSSPVTLLVPSSSPVTLLVPSSSVLPKHPQESPLVSSSSALPERRQESPLVSSSSALPERRQESPLVSSSSALPERRQESPLPEHPQESLLVLSSSALPERSQEPFQRNLMPNFTINIFGGGLYP, from the exons ATGCTGGAGTTGGACTCCATTAATGTGTGCCCCGGGAAGGAGGACAATGTTTCTGGAG GGTCAGCATTTCGAGTAGGCATAATGGAGATCGCACCAGCCCCTGAATCCAGTCCCAACATACCGACCACTCTGCTGTTGAGTCAGTCCACCGTTCAACTCTCTAGTCCACCATCCAGCCCATCCACCATCATCTATTCTAGCCCGCCGCCaaagagtatggcaagcccgccagcgcctgctcctcgcaagtgcccgccagtgccagcccctcgcaagagccctcctgtgcctccgctggtccggTCCAACTCTCCCGTGACCctgctggttccgtccagctctcctgtgaccctgctggttccgtccagctctcctgtgaccctgctggttccgtccagctctcctgtgaccctgctggttccgtccagctctcctgtgaccctgctggttccgtccagctctcctgtgaccctgctggttccgtccagctccgtgCTGCCAAAGCATCCTCAAGAATCCCCGCTGGTTTCctccagctccgcgctgccagagcgccgccaagagtccccgctggtttcctccagctccgcgctgccagagcgccgccaagagtccccgctggtttcctccagctccgcgctgccagagcgccgcCAAGAGTCCCCGCTGCCAGAGCACCCTCAAGAATCTCTGCTGGTTctgtccagctccgcgctgcctGAGCGTTCCCAAGAGCCCTTCCAGAGGAATCTCATGCCCAATTTCACCATAAACATTTTTGGGGGGGGGCTATACCCCTGA